A window from Bacteroidota bacterium encodes these proteins:
- a CDS encoding T9SS type A sorting domain-containing protein produces MIIALALVAACFAGARGQSNSEYQFRQQSVADGDSWGPTGATDPVPVLSMDCLAANAYGQWTLSSTANGASYPAGWYLLANGLYRPSLKFEPATNHPTCIPPGVVQSAALAGGVVPTEPKATANLDGAVSYVWPDATTTRTFFAVHGFASTDVDISLSFCSNPAPPMNVVTAPAPHVFPLVKTWTGTPTNTHTVVTALPYQDEFDVASDARYLYIAWCSTENFSLGITTNEIWVTVVDLATQTTLPTWPRSAGQGVRPTISCDPRQNRNGGTTPAFDVAYISALPTSGMVRWFTWDNGSGAFNPRPVVNQFRMPGTGALQAYGFVNHLRVLVSSVPGSLAAHHALYANVDFDGGTLILYNEDNPNLPIGFAAYVEGDLLSPASPIPPSGNPSAPGWPILDKPIAAFANPYDNGDNSTDPIPTWREFDQFHCVYQTTPPAFSPLEIVRGSDNGVTHPAPIDPLAADTRLTLTQDASHVLIPDPVTNYVAAVNQMGIHVHWRTSTNMHYYARDLNRAFDEDIEENTLVTDQCTVTDGTAHGGAVGAAVKGFGVMSVWTDPNYGPPSADGLSGLYSPRALGLHNEHVGELQFVGDGVKLTVGSAVNEPCNGGLTLPPCNATLAVMPFFYFDFLGTNQGVTVNPTSTFDYYGLYATHNSSGIQTGSGTPFTDGTGDGAGTGTIDLEGASGMPAILNVHGGTDFNVGPNDAGTVQATWTQYGDNNIYQGTGPAATLIAGASNTILRDASNNYWGGQDPNTHSATYWPNFNYTLTSGTNFLTSASSYTFPLDCGAPFSHDTTGLQFPVGRVVPLSITADTVWDSCDLAGGWGEIWDGQQQWLLCYDTMHWYLQHCYELAGYDQAWQTFGSAAGQRTMHGSDSNGFMTQDSLYQLRSWLLSERFLNPADGWYCDCISVLAAVWPGSAPAELSILKFLIDNPRCGKDPSWSRAYDMTRHGQVSAWYGTVWARDTTAKFDSTLPSLHDLGLDSLLQDAAAGVSFEALGPQIIADAHVLANPFPNETSISLTINREAYLHIELFDLLGNRVQKAGFEGIFESGQRVVPLGMSSQPPGTYYLRISTANNEVRTIKLVKE; encoded by the coding sequence ATGATTATCGCGCTCGCACTCGTTGCTGCTTGCTTTGCCGGGGCAAGAGGACAATCGAATTCCGAATATCAATTCCGGCAGCAGTCGGTCGCGGATGGTGATAGTTGGGGCCCAACCGGCGCGACCGATCCCGTTCCGGTCTTATCCATGGACTGCCTGGCGGCGAATGCCTATGGGCAATGGACGCTGAGTTCAACCGCGAACGGCGCATCCTATCCCGCAGGCTGGTACTTGCTTGCGAATGGCCTTTACAGGCCGTCACTTAAGTTCGAACCTGCCACAAACCATCCAACCTGCATTCCGCCTGGCGTGGTGCAAAGTGCTGCGCTGGCCGGAGGAGTCGTGCCGACAGAGCCGAAGGCGACGGCCAACCTGGATGGTGCGGTATCCTATGTCTGGCCCGACGCAACGACCACCCGCACGTTCTTCGCTGTCCACGGATTCGCAAGCACCGACGTGGATATTTCGCTTTCGTTTTGTTCGAACCCCGCTCCTCCAATGAATGTGGTAACGGCGCCAGCACCTCACGTTTTTCCGCTTGTCAAAACCTGGACCGGCACGCCCACGAACACGCATACAGTTGTGACTGCCTTACCCTATCAAGACGAGTTCGACGTTGCCTCCGATGCTCGATATCTCTATATCGCGTGGTGCTCGACGGAGAACTTCAGTCTTGGTATTACGACGAACGAAATTTGGGTAACGGTCGTCGATCTCGCAACTCAAACCACGCTTCCTACGTGGCCGAGATCAGCAGGACAGGGCGTGCGACCTACGATTTCCTGCGACCCGCGCCAGAACCGCAACGGCGGTACAACGCCGGCCTTCGATGTTGCCTATATTTCGGCACTGCCGACCAGCGGAATGGTCCGGTGGTTCACATGGGATAACGGCTCGGGAGCATTCAACCCCCGTCCGGTCGTGAACCAATTCCGTATGCCGGGCACGGGCGCGCTTCAAGCGTATGGATTTGTCAATCACCTTCGCGTCCTGGTCAGCAGCGTCCCGGGAAGTTTGGCAGCGCACCACGCCCTCTATGCCAATGTGGATTTTGACGGGGGGACACTCATCTTATACAATGAAGACAATCCGAATCTGCCGATTGGCTTTGCCGCGTATGTCGAAGGCGACCTGCTGAGTCCGGCATCGCCCATTCCCCCAAGCGGGAATCCCTCTGCACCGGGATGGCCGATCCTCGATAAGCCCATCGCCGCCTTCGCCAATCCGTATGATAATGGCGATAACAGTACTGACCCGATCCCGACATGGCGCGAGTTCGATCAATTCCATTGTGTGTATCAGACCACTCCACCGGCGTTTTCGCCGCTTGAAATCGTTCGCGGTTCGGATAATGGGGTTACCCATCCCGCGCCTATCGATCCCCTCGCAGCCGATACGCGCCTGACGCTCACGCAAGACGCGAGCCATGTCTTGATCCCGGATCCCGTGACGAACTACGTTGCCGCAGTCAACCAAATGGGCATTCACGTCCACTGGCGGACCTCAACCAACATGCATTACTATGCGCGGGATCTGAACCGCGCGTTCGATGAGGACATCGAAGAGAACACGTTAGTGACCGATCAATGCACCGTCACCGATGGCACGGCGCATGGCGGAGCGGTGGGAGCAGCCGTCAAAGGCTTTGGAGTGATGTCCGTTTGGACCGATCCGAACTATGGGCCACCGAGCGCAGACGGATTGAGCGGTCTGTATTCTCCGAGGGCGCTTGGTCTGCACAATGAGCATGTCGGCGAATTACAATTTGTCGGCGATGGAGTCAAGCTAACAGTGGGAAGCGCGGTAAATGAACCATGTAATGGTGGACTCACTCTACCTCCTTGCAACGCTACTCTTGCCGTCATGCCATTCTTCTACTTTGACTTCTTGGGCACAAACCAGGGAGTGACGGTCAATCCAACTTCGACCTTCGATTACTACGGTCTTTATGCCACGCATAATTCCAGCGGAATTCAAACAGGCTCGGGTACACCCTTTACGGATGGTACGGGCGATGGCGCCGGGACTGGCACTATCGATCTTGAAGGAGCATCCGGCATGCCAGCCATCCTCAACGTCCATGGTGGCACGGATTTTAACGTCGGGCCAAATGACGCGGGTACGGTCCAGGCTACGTGGACTCAGTATGGCGACAATAACATTTATCAGGGTACCGGGCCAGCTGCTACGCTCATTGCCGGGGCGAGCAATACGATCCTACGGGACGCGTCAAACAATTATTGGGGCGGCCAGGACCCGAATACTCACAGTGCAACGTACTGGCCGAATTTCAACTATACGCTTACTTCTGGCACAAACTTTCTCACCTCGGCAAGCTCGTATACATTTCCATTGGATTGTGGCGCACCATTTTCACATGATACTACCGGGCTGCAGTTTCCCGTTGGCCGCGTGGTGCCACTCTCCATAACTGCCGATACCGTGTGGGATAGTTGCGACCTGGCCGGCGGATGGGGTGAAATTTGGGATGGTCAGCAGCAATGGCTGCTCTGCTATGACACCATGCATTGGTATCTTCAGCATTGTTATGAACTCGCGGGATACGACCAAGCCTGGCAGACGTTTGGATCTGCTGCCGGCCAACGGACCATGCACGGCTCGGATTCGAACGGCTTCATGACTCAGGACAGCCTCTATCAACTCCGTTCCTGGTTGCTGTCCGAGCGGTTCTTGAACCCCGCCGACGGCTGGTACTGTGATTGTATCTCGGTCTTAGCTGCCGTTTGGCCTGGATCGGCCCCTGCGGAATTGTCAATTCTGAAGTTCCTTATCGATAACCCACGGTGTGGGAAGGATCCGAGCTGGTCCAGGGCGTACGACATGACCCGTCATGGTCAGGTCAGCGCGTGGTATGGCACGGTTTGGGCGAGGGACACCACGGCCAAATTCGATAGTACACTTCCATCGCTTCACGATTTGGGTTTGGACTCACTGCTCCAAGACGCCGCTGCTGGTGTATCCTTTGAGGCGCTCGGTCCGCAGATCATTGCGGATGCGCATGTGCTTGCTAATCCCTTCCCGAATGAGACAAGCATTTCACTCACGATTAATCGCGAGGCTTATCTTCATATCGAGCTATTCGATTTGCTTGGAAATAGGGTGCAGAAGGCGGGCTTCGAAGGCATCTTCGAGAGCGGCCAGCGCGTCGTGCCGCTCGGTATGTCCTCGCAGCCGCCCGGCACGTATTACCTCCGCATATCGACCGCAAACAACGAAGTGCGGACGATCAAGTTAGTGAAAGAATAA
- the sucC gene encoding ADP-forming succinate--CoA ligase subunit beta, producing the protein MKIHEHQAKEILKKYGVPVPIGYVAYTVDEAVTAAEKLPTEIAVVKAQIHAGGRGKGGGVKIGRSLEDVRVLAQSILGMTLITHQTGPEGRKVQRLLIEQGVDILKEYYAGIVLDRGTGKNVVMVSTEGGMEIEKVAHETPEKIVKIFVDPAVGFRDFEARELAFALGLSGEAFKQCVAFLKALYRAYEDTDASLFEINPLVLTKDAKMMALDAKVNFDDNALFRHPDFAALRDIAEEDPLEVEASRSNLNYIKLDGNVGCMVNGAGLAMATMDIIKLAGGEPANFLDVGGGANKDTVASGFRIILSDPHVKAILINIFGGIVRCDRVATGVVEASKIVKPHVPIVVRLEGTNAEEAGMILQKSGMNFLVAKGMADAAKKVTAALAA; encoded by the coding sequence ATGAAAATCCACGAACATCAAGCAAAAGAGATTCTGAAAAAGTATGGCGTGCCGGTGCCGATTGGCTACGTCGCGTACACGGTTGACGAGGCAGTCACGGCGGCCGAGAAGCTGCCGACGGAGATCGCCGTCGTCAAGGCGCAGATTCATGCGGGCGGCCGCGGCAAAGGCGGCGGCGTGAAGATTGGCCGATCCTTGGAAGATGTGCGAGTGCTCGCGCAAAGCATTCTTGGTATGACGCTCATCACGCACCAGACGGGTCCGGAAGGCCGTAAGGTCCAGCGGCTGCTCATCGAGCAGGGCGTCGATATATTGAAAGAGTATTATGCCGGCATCGTGCTCGATCGCGGCACCGGCAAGAATGTCGTGATGGTCTCGACCGAAGGCGGAATGGAGATCGAGAAGGTCGCGCATGAGACGCCAGAGAAGATCGTGAAGATCTTCGTCGATCCGGCGGTTGGCTTCCGCGATTTCGAAGCGCGCGAGTTGGCCTTCGCGTTGGGACTCAGCGGCGAGGCGTTCAAGCAATGCGTGGCCTTCCTCAAGGCGTTGTACCGGGCCTACGAAGATACCGATGCGTCGCTCTTCGAGATCAATCCGTTGGTGCTGACGAAGGACGCGAAGATGATGGCGCTCGATGCGAAGGTAAATTTCGATGACAACGCGCTCTTCCGTCACCCTGATTTTGCAGCGCTTCGCGATATTGCGGAAGAAGATCCGCTCGAAGTCGAAGCATCGCGATCGAACCTGAATTACATCAAGCTCGATGGCAATGTGGGCTGCATGGTCAATGGCGCCGGACTTGCAATGGCGACGATGGACATCATCAAGCTGGCCGGTGGTGAGCCGGCGAATTTCCTCGATGTCGGCGGCGGAGCGAACAAGGATACGGTCGCGAGCGGCTTCCGGATTATCCTTTCGGATCCCCATGTCAAAGCGATCCTCATCAACATCTTCGGCGGCATCGTCCGGTGCGATCGTGTTGCGACCGGAGTGGTCGAGGCGTCGAAGATCGTGAAGCCGCACGTACCGATCGTGGTGCGATTGGAGGGTACCAATGCCGAGGAAGCCGGTATGATCCTTCAGAAGAGCGGAATGAATTTCTTGGTCGCCAAAGGTATGGCCGATGCGGCGAAGAAAGTGACAGCGGCGTTGGCCGCGTAA